One Bradyrhizobium zhanjiangense DNA segment encodes these proteins:
- a CDS encoding CaiB/BaiF CoA transferase family protein, translating into MGPLKGIKVIDMTTVLMGPYATQMLGDYGADVIKVESLDGDVTRLIGPTRHAGMGPVFLNTNRSKRSICLDLKKPAGREAVLRLLRDADVLVYNVRPQAMARLQLGYDVVSAINPRLVYAGVFGFGQDGPYAAKPAYDDLIQGATALPALMAQTGDGVPRYVPNALVDRIVGLTAVGAICASLVHRDRTGRGQRVDIPMFETMAGFVMGDHMGGLTYEPPLDKGGYARHLSRDRRPYKTSDGHLSVIVYNDKQWENFVEATGRDDLRADPKFATFAGRAAHIDVVYAELARIFETRTTAEWIELLTKADVPVMPMHDLASILHDPHLEATNFFPVVEHPTEGPIRSMKVTASWSETDAEPVRLAPRLNEHGAEILREIGYSADEIATMIRDGVTRPAPE; encoded by the coding sequence ATGGGGCCGCTGAAGGGCATCAAGGTCATCGACATGACCACCGTGCTGATGGGGCCTTATGCGACCCAGATGCTCGGCGATTACGGCGCCGACGTCATCAAGGTGGAATCGCTCGACGGCGACGTCACCCGGCTGATCGGCCCGACCCGGCACGCCGGCATGGGCCCGGTATTCCTCAACACCAACCGCAGCAAGCGCTCGATCTGCCTCGACCTGAAGAAGCCTGCGGGGCGCGAGGCCGTGCTACGGTTGCTGAGGGACGCAGACGTGCTCGTCTACAACGTCCGTCCGCAGGCGATGGCGCGGCTTCAGCTCGGCTACGACGTCGTTTCCGCGATCAATCCACGTCTCGTCTATGCCGGCGTGTTCGGCTTCGGGCAGGACGGGCCCTATGCCGCAAAACCCGCTTATGACGATCTGATCCAAGGGGCGACCGCGCTGCCGGCGTTGATGGCGCAGACCGGCGACGGCGTGCCGCGCTATGTGCCGAACGCGCTGGTCGACCGCATCGTCGGCCTCACTGCGGTCGGTGCGATCTGCGCCAGCCTCGTGCATCGCGACCGCACGGGCCGCGGCCAGCGCGTCGACATCCCGATGTTCGAGACCATGGCCGGCTTCGTCATGGGTGACCACATGGGCGGGCTCACCTATGAGCCGCCGCTCGACAAGGGCGGCTACGCCCGCCACCTCTCGCGCGACCGCAGGCCCTACAAGACCTCGGACGGCCATCTCAGCGTCATCGTCTACAACGACAAGCAGTGGGAGAATTTCGTTGAGGCGACGGGACGCGACGATCTGCGCGCCGACCCCAAATTCGCAACCTTCGCCGGCCGCGCTGCCCATATCGACGTCGTCTATGCCGAGCTCGCGCGCATTTTTGAGACGCGCACCACCGCCGAGTGGATCGAGCTTTTGACCAAGGCCGACGTACCGGTCATGCCGATGCACGACCTCGCCTCGATCCTGCACGATCCGCATCTGGAGGCGACGAATTTCTTCCCGGTCGTGGAGCATCCGACGGAAGGCCCGATCCGCAGCATGAAGGTGACCGCGAGCTGGTCGGAGACGGACGCCGAGCCGGTGCGGCTCGCGCCGCGGCTCAACGAGCATGGCGCGGAGATCCTGCGCGAGATCGGCTATTCTGCCGACGAGATCGCAACCATGATCCGCGATGGCGTGACGCGACCCGCGCCGGAGTAG
- a CDS encoding thiolase family protein, which translates to MSFITGIGLTPYGKHEGSSSLDLMSKGAQAALDDAGLKRTEIDGILCGYSTVSPHIMLATVFAEHFGIRPAYAHAVQVGGATGLAMTMLAHHLVEAGVARHVLVVAGENRLTGQSRDASIQALAQVGHPDYEVPLGPTIPAYYGLVATRYMHEYGVTEEDLAEFAVLMRAHARTHPGAQFHDPITVADVMASKPVAMPLKLLDCCPVSDGGAAFIVSRERTGEAGVRIRGCAQAHTHQHVTAAPGLSELGAEISFARAKEATGLAISDVRYAAIYDSFTITLAMLLEDLGLAGRGEAAARVRSGHFSRDGAMPLNTHGGLLSYGHCGVGGAMAHLVEAHLQMTGRAANRQVRDASVALLHGDGGVLSSHVSMFLEQVR; encoded by the coding sequence ATGAGCTTCATCACCGGCATCGGCCTCACGCCTTACGGCAAGCACGAAGGCTCATCCTCGCTCGACCTGATGAGCAAGGGCGCGCAAGCCGCGCTCGACGATGCCGGGCTGAAACGCACTGAAATCGACGGCATCCTCTGCGGCTACTCCACCGTCTCGCCGCACATCATGCTGGCGACCGTCTTCGCCGAGCACTTTGGCATCCGCCCTGCTTACGCCCACGCCGTCCAGGTCGGCGGCGCCACGGGCCTCGCGATGACGATGCTCGCCCATCATCTCGTCGAGGCAGGCGTCGCGCGCCACGTCCTCGTCGTCGCCGGCGAGAACCGGCTGACGGGCCAGAGCCGCGACGCTTCGATCCAGGCGCTGGCGCAGGTCGGCCATCCCGACTACGAGGTGCCGCTCGGCCCGACCATTCCCGCCTATTACGGCCTTGTCGCCACCCGCTACATGCACGAATACGGCGTGACCGAGGAGGACCTCGCGGAGTTCGCGGTGCTGATGCGCGCACACGCCCGCACCCATCCCGGCGCGCAATTCCACGATCCCATCACGGTCGCCGACGTCATGGCCTCCAAGCCGGTGGCGATGCCGCTGAAGCTGCTGGATTGCTGCCCAGTGTCCGACGGCGGAGCTGCGTTCATCGTCAGCCGCGAGCGGACCGGAGAGGCGGGCGTGCGCATTCGTGGCTGCGCGCAGGCCCATACCCATCAGCATGTTACGGCCGCACCCGGCCTCAGCGAACTCGGCGCCGAAATCTCTTTCGCGCGCGCCAAGGAGGCCACGGGCCTTGCGATCTCCGACGTGCGCTATGCCGCCATCTACGACAGTTTCACGATCACGCTCGCGATGCTGCTGGAGGATCTCGGCCTCGCCGGCCGCGGCGAGGCTGCAGCCCGCGTACGATCAGGCCATTTCAGCCGTGACGGCGCGATGCCGCTGAACACCCATGGCGGCCTGCTCAGCTATGGCCATTGCGGCGTCGGCGGCGCCATGGCACATCTGGTCGAGGCGCATTTGCAGATGACGGGACGGGCGGCGAATCGGCAGGTGCGCGATGCCTCTGTCGCGCTCCTGCACGGCGACGGCGGCGTGCTGTCGTCCCATGTCAGCATGTTCCTGGAGCAGGTGCGATGA
- the denD gene encoding D-erythronate dehydrogenase: MHILVLGAAGMVGRKLCERLLRDGRLGKSDITRLTMHDVVEPKKPEKAGFPVETVSGDFAVPGAAEKLIAGRPDVIFHLAAIVSGEAELDFDKGYRINLDGTRMLLDAIRLVGGGYKPRVVFTSSIAVFGAPFPDAIGDEFFHTPLLSYGTQKAIGELLLADYSRRGFLDGIGIRLPTICIRPGLPNKAASGFFSNILREPLAGKEAILPVSEDVRHWHATPRSAVGFLLHAGTMDLATVGPRRNLTMPGLSATVGEQIAALKRVAGEKVAARIKREPDPFIVGIVGGWPRNFDAKRSRELGFTTAEKNFDDIIRIHIEDELGGNFVA, encoded by the coding sequence TTGCACATTCTGGTTCTGGGCGCCGCCGGCATGGTCGGCCGCAAACTCTGTGAACGGCTGTTGCGCGACGGTCGGCTCGGCAAGAGCGACATCACCAGGCTGACCATGCATGACGTGGTCGAGCCGAAGAAGCCGGAAAAGGCCGGCTTCCCTGTCGAGACCGTTTCGGGCGATTTCGCCGTGCCCGGCGCGGCCGAAAAGCTGATCGCCGGCCGCCCTGACGTGATCTTCCATCTCGCTGCGATCGTCTCCGGCGAAGCCGAGCTCGATTTCGACAAGGGCTACCGCATCAATCTCGACGGCACGCGGATGCTGCTGGATGCGATCAGGCTCGTCGGCGGTGGCTACAAGCCGCGCGTGGTGTTCACGTCCTCGATCGCGGTGTTCGGCGCGCCGTTCCCCGATGCGATCGGCGACGAGTTCTTCCACACCCCGCTGCTCAGCTACGGCACCCAGAAGGCGATCGGCGAACTCCTGCTCGCCGATTATTCGCGCCGCGGTTTCCTCGACGGCATCGGCATCCGCCTGCCGACCATCTGCATCCGCCCGGGCCTGCCGAACAAGGCAGCATCGGGCTTCTTCTCCAACATCCTGCGCGAGCCGCTGGCCGGTAAGGAGGCGATCCTCCCGGTGTCCGAGGACGTCCGCCACTGGCACGCGACGCCACGTTCCGCGGTCGGCTTCCTGCTCCACGCCGGCACCATGGACCTTGCCACTGTCGGTCCGCGCCGCAACCTCACCATGCCGGGCCTGTCGGCCACGGTCGGCGAGCAGATTGCGGCCTTGAAGCGCGTTGCGGGCGAGAAGGTCGCCGCACGCATCAAGCGCGAGCCGGATCCCTTCATCGTCGGCATCGTCGGCGGCTGGCCGCGCAATTTCGATGCGAAGCGTTCGCGCGAGCTCGGCTTCACCACCGCCGAGAAGAATTTCGACGACATCATCCGCATTCACATCGAAGACGAGCTCGGCGGCAATTTCGTCGCCTGA
- a CDS encoding carboxymuconolactone decarboxylase family protein: protein MARIQYSDPSKASDRTREILDKNRNANIFRMMAHSPSYFEQYCRLGGAIRHKGELDPVVRELAITRTGILCEAPYEIVAHKRIGKNVGVTDEQNEALANWHAASCFNEVQRAALAFTDEIVKLNKPTDATFKAIASKLTPAALIELQLSVGFYIMTSKFLETFEIDLQPVTEVVG from the coding sequence ATGGCCCGCATTCAGTACAGCGATCCGTCCAAGGCCTCCGATCGCACCCGCGAAATCCTCGACAAGAACCGCAATGCCAATATTTTCCGCATGATGGCGCACTCGCCGAGCTATTTCGAGCAGTACTGCCGCCTTGGCGGCGCCATCCGCCACAAGGGCGAGCTCGATCCAGTGGTACGCGAGCTTGCGATCACGCGCACCGGCATCCTGTGCGAGGCGCCTTACGAGATCGTCGCGCACAAGCGGATCGGCAAGAATGTCGGTGTCACCGACGAGCAGAACGAGGCGCTCGCAAACTGGCATGCGGCGAGCTGCTTCAACGAGGTGCAGCGCGCCGCGCTGGCCTTCACCGACGAGATCGTGAAACTGAACAAGCCGACGGATGCGACCTTCAAGGCGATCGCATCGAAGCTGACGCCGGCCGCGCTGATCGAGCTCCAGCTCTCGGTCGGCTTCTACATCATGACCTCGAAATTCTTGGAGACGTTCGAGATCGACCTGCAGCCGGTGACGGAAGTGGTGGGCTGA
- a CDS encoding ABC transporter substrate-binding protein codes for MQDFTRRTLLQGGTALAATGMLTGPALFEFAKAWAQSAPWKAEPGAKLTVMRWKRFVPAEDDAFNAMVAAFKAATGTEMNVFSESFEDVQPKASVAANTGSGLDLAWGLHTLPQLFPTKVLKMNDVADYLGKKYGGWTDAAAKTCKLGNDWLGIPVATNGGYMTYRKSALDKAGFKEFPKDFPGFLEMCKALKANNTPAGFALGHASGDGNSWLHWVLWGHGAYTVDQNDKIIINSPETAKALEYCKALYESFIPGTASWNDSSNNKAFLAGELYCTANGISIYVAAKTDPSKKELTADTYHALWPVGPVGKPTELQLALPILAFNFTKYPNAAKAFVAFMLEKENYEKWLDGAQGYLTQTLNAYESAPIWTADPKNAVFSQASKRTLPASGIGTVGEKAATAIADFIVVDMFANYCTGAKDAKGAMAEAERQLKRIYR; via the coding sequence ATGCAAGACTTTACCCGCCGGACTCTGCTTCAGGGCGGAACGGCTCTGGCTGCAACCGGCATGCTGACCGGGCCGGCGCTGTTCGAGTTTGCGAAGGCCTGGGCGCAGAGCGCGCCCTGGAAGGCAGAGCCCGGCGCCAAGCTGACTGTGATGCGGTGGAAGCGGTTCGTGCCGGCGGAGGACGATGCGTTCAACGCGATGGTTGCGGCGTTCAAGGCCGCGACCGGCACGGAGATGAACGTGTTCAGCGAATCCTTCGAGGACGTGCAGCCGAAGGCATCGGTCGCGGCCAATACCGGCTCCGGCCTCGATCTCGCCTGGGGCCTGCACACGCTGCCGCAGCTGTTCCCGACCAAAGTGCTGAAGATGAATGACGTCGCCGATTATCTCGGCAAGAAATATGGCGGCTGGACCGATGCGGCCGCCAAGACGTGCAAGCTCGGCAACGACTGGCTGGGCATCCCCGTGGCGACGAACGGCGGTTACATGACCTACCGCAAGTCGGCGCTCGACAAGGCGGGTTTCAAGGAGTTTCCGAAGGACTTCCCCGGCTTCCTCGAAATGTGCAAGGCGCTGAAGGCGAACAACACGCCGGCCGGCTTCGCTCTCGGGCATGCCTCGGGCGACGGCAATTCGTGGCTGCACTGGGTGCTGTGGGGGCACGGCGCCTACACGGTCGATCAGAACGACAAGATCATCATCAATTCGCCGGAGACGGCGAAGGCGCTGGAATATTGCAAGGCGCTGTACGAGAGCTTCATCCCGGGTACCGCGTCCTGGAACGATTCCTCCAACAACAAGGCGTTCCTCGCCGGCGAGCTGTATTGCACGGCGAACGGCATCTCGATCTACGTGGCCGCCAAGACCGATCCGTCCAAGAAGGAGCTTACCGCGGACACCTATCACGCGCTCTGGCCGGTTGGTCCGGTCGGCAAGCCGACCGAGCTGCAGCTTGCGCTGCCGATCCTCGCCTTCAACTTCACCAAATATCCGAACGCGGCGAAGGCCTTCGTCGCCTTCATGCTGGAGAAGGAGAACTACGAGAAGTGGCTGGATGGCGCGCAAGGCTATCTGACGCAGACCTTGAATGCCTATGAGTCGGCACCGATCTGGACGGCTGATCCCAAGAATGCCGTGTTCTCGCAGGCCTCCAAGCGCACTCTGCCGGCATCCGGTATCGGCACGGTCGGCGAAAAGGCGGCAACTGCAATCGCCGATTTTATCGTCGTCGACATGTTCGCCAACTACTGCACCGGCGCCAAGGATGCGAAGGGCGCGATGGCCGAAGCCGAGCGCCAGCTGAAGCGCATCTATCGCTGA
- a CDS encoding Zn-ribbon domain-containing OB-fold protein → MSERLADWTKGEQAITYQTRAACGHVQYFHRAFCAACGVSDPQEARASGKGRVHATSLVCRAATPETRAHVPYNILLVDCAEGFRMMAHGENGLAIGDSVTASFKPFAGKLVPFFTKER, encoded by the coding sequence ATGAGCGAGCGTCTGGCCGACTGGACCAAGGGCGAACAGGCCATCACCTACCAGACCCGCGCCGCATGCGGCCATGTGCAGTATTTCCACCGCGCCTTCTGCGCCGCCTGCGGCGTATCCGATCCGCAGGAAGCGCGCGCCAGCGGCAAGGGCAGGGTGCATGCGACCTCGCTGGTCTGCCGCGCCGCGACGCCCGAGACGCGCGCCCACGTGCCCTACAACATCCTGCTGGTCGATTGCGCCGAGGGTTTTCGCATGATGGCGCATGGCGAGAACGGGCTTGCCATCGGCGATTCGGTCACCGCGAGCTTCAAACCCTTTGCCGGCAAGCTCGTGCCGTTCTTCACCAAAGAGAGATAG
- a CDS encoding carbohydrate ABC transporter permease, producing the protein MTDLPTRSIDLKNVLSGSAPTADHSEGMSYLQSVPRRIVTLYLPLAIIVFILLFPFYWMALTSVKPDEQLLDLDKYNPFWTWNPTFKHFHKLLFESYYPHWLWNTMYVAICATVLSIVASVFAAYAIVRLRYKGANLVGGLIFLAYLVPPSILFIPLATVVYQYGLFDSPLALILTYPTILIPFSTWLLMGYFKTIPFELEECALIDGASRWQILIKIVVPLAIPGLISAFIFCFTLCWNEFIYALTFLQSTSNKTVPVAIVNEFVDGDIYRWGSLMAGALAGSLPLVILYAFFVEHYVSAMTGAVKE; encoded by the coding sequence ATGACTGACCTGCCCACCAGATCCATCGATCTCAAGAACGTGCTGTCGGGCTCGGCGCCTACGGCCGATCACAGCGAGGGCATGAGCTATCTGCAGTCGGTGCCACGCAGGATCGTGACGCTCTATCTGCCGCTGGCGATCATCGTCTTCATCCTGCTGTTCCCGTTCTATTGGATGGCGCTGACCTCGGTGAAGCCCGACGAGCAGCTGCTCGACCTTGACAAGTACAATCCGTTCTGGACCTGGAATCCGACTTTCAAGCATTTCCACAAGCTGCTGTTCGAGAGCTATTATCCGCACTGGCTCTGGAACACGATGTACGTGGCGATCTGCGCCACGGTGCTCTCGATCGTCGCATCGGTGTTCGCGGCCTACGCTATCGTGCGGTTGCGCTACAAGGGCGCCAATCTCGTCGGGGGGCTGATCTTCCTCGCCTATCTCGTGCCGCCTTCGATCCTGTTCATTCCGCTCGCCACCGTCGTGTATCAGTACGGTCTTTTCGACTCGCCGCTGGCGCTGATTCTGACCTATCCGACGATCCTGATCCCGTTCTCGACCTGGCTGTTGATGGGCTATTTCAAGACCATCCCGTTCGAGCTCGAGGAATGCGCACTGATCGACGGAGCGAGCCGCTGGCAGATCCTGATCAAGATCGTCGTGCCGCTCGCAATCCCCGGTCTGATCTCCGCCTTCATCTTCTGTTTCACGCTGTGCTGGAATGAGTTCATCTACGCCCTGACCTTCCTGCAGTCGACGAGCAACAAGACGGTGCCGGTCGCGATCGTCAACGAGTTTGTGGATGGTGACATCTACCGTTGGGGTTCGCTGATGGCGGGAGCGCTGGCCGGCTCGCTGCCGCTCGTCATCCTTTACGCCTTCTTCGTGGAGCATTATGTGTCGGCGATGACCGGCGCCGTGAAGGAGTGA
- a CDS encoding sugar kinase has protein sequence MASVACIGECMVELRQAQGGHSTGSSAAQGQGGGLYSRGFGGDTLNTAVYLARLEVKVDYLTALGDDALSDEMMAAWNAEGVGTRRVVRLPGKLPGLYMIQLDAKGERQFFHWRDSAAARQLMSLPETDELLNSLMSYDIVYLSAITLSIYDAPGRERLFAAIKRARLLGTRFVFDTNFRARGWPDRDVAREVFATAFAAADIVLTSTEDLLALYPGESHEQLMARIPSPELVFRLAEPVSLLRFPGATHEVRAEPMTKPVVDTTAAGDSFAAAYIAARLAGSEPVEAAQAGHRLASLVICYPGAIIPGYAMPPKKRHRPATSRQATK, from the coding sequence ATGGCGAGCGTTGCTTGCATCGGCGAATGCATGGTCGAGCTCCGGCAGGCCCAGGGCGGACATTCCACCGGATCGTCCGCGGCGCAAGGGCAGGGCGGCGGCCTGTACTCGCGCGGATTCGGCGGCGACACACTCAACACGGCGGTGTACCTGGCGCGGCTCGAGGTCAAGGTCGACTATCTCACCGCACTCGGTGATGACGCCCTGAGTGATGAGATGATGGCGGCCTGGAATGCCGAGGGCGTCGGCACGAGGCGCGTCGTGCGGCTGCCGGGCAAGCTGCCCGGCCTCTACATGATCCAGCTCGATGCAAAAGGCGAGCGCCAGTTCTTCCACTGGCGCGACAGCGCGGCGGCGCGCCAGCTGATGAGCCTGCCGGAGACCGACGAGCTCCTCAATTCGCTGATGAGCTACGACATCGTCTATCTCTCCGCGATCACGCTCTCGATCTACGACGCGCCCGGGCGCGAGCGCCTGTTCGCGGCGATCAAGCGCGCGCGCCTGCTCGGCACCCGTTTCGTGTTCGACACCAATTTTCGCGCGCGCGGCTGGCCGGACCGTGATGTCGCGCGCGAGGTGTTTGCCACAGCCTTCGCGGCCGCCGACATCGTGCTGACCTCGACCGAGGACCTGCTTGCGCTCTATCCCGGCGAGAGCCACGAGCAGCTGATGGCCCGCATCCCGTCTCCGGAGCTGGTGTTCCGGCTCGCCGAGCCGGTGAGCCTGTTGCGCTTTCCGGGGGCTACCCACGAGGTCCGCGCCGAGCCCATGACCAAGCCGGTGGTGGACACCACGGCCGCCGGCGACAGCTTTGCCGCGGCTTACATCGCCGCCCGGCTCGCCGGCTCCGAGCCGGTGGAGGCCGCCCAGGCCGGGCATCGCCTCGCCAGCCTCGTGATCTGCTATCCCGGCGCCATCATTCCGGGCTATGCCATGCCGCCGAAGAAGCGGCATCGGCCGGCGACCTCACGCCAGGCGACCAAGTGA
- the eda gene encoding bifunctional 4-hydroxy-2-oxoglutarate aldolase/2-dehydro-3-deoxy-phosphogluconate aldolase has protein sequence MTTSAQQNHLVALFKAATVIPVLTIERIQDAVPLARALVAGGVRTLEVTLRTPVAIEAARAMMAEVPEAVVGIGTILSPADFTRVEKLGVKFGISPGLTPDLLKAAADSALPFAPGIATASELMMALAQGFDVAKFFPAEQAGGIKGLRALGGPFPNVRFCPTGGVGEANAATWLAEPNVVAVGGSWLCPTAEIRAGNWAGITAICQRTLKVLKAT, from the coding sequence ATGACCACGAGTGCCCAACAGAATCATCTCGTCGCGCTGTTCAAGGCGGCGACCGTCATTCCCGTCCTCACCATCGAGCGTATCCAGGATGCGGTGCCGCTGGCACGTGCGCTGGTCGCCGGCGGCGTCCGAACGCTGGAGGTGACCCTGCGCACCCCCGTAGCGATCGAGGCGGCGAGGGCGATGATGGCCGAAGTGCCCGAGGCGGTCGTCGGCATCGGCACGATTCTCAGTCCGGCCGACTTCACCCGCGTCGAGAAGCTCGGCGTCAAGTTCGGCATCAGCCCGGGCTTGACCCCCGATCTCCTCAAGGCCGCTGCCGACAGCGCCTTGCCGTTCGCGCCGGGCATCGCCACCGCCTCCGAGCTGATGATGGCGCTGGCGCAGGGGTTCGACGTCGCCAAATTCTTCCCAGCCGAGCAGGCTGGTGGCATCAAGGGCCTCCGCGCCCTCGGCGGCCCGTTCCCGAACGTGCGGTTCTGCCCGACCGGCGGGGTCGGCGAGGCCAATGCGGCGACCTGGCTCGCCGAGCCCAATGTGGTCGCCGTCGGCGGTTCCTGGCTGTGCCCGACGGCCGAGATCAGGGCCGGGAACTGGGCCGGCATAACTGCCATCTGCCAGCGCACCCTCAAAGTCCTGAAAGCCACGTGA
- a CDS encoding acetyl-CoA acetyltransferase: protein MTASIVGWAHTPFGKFDTETVESLVTRVANEALADAGISAGDVDEIVLGHFNAGFSPQDFTASLVLQADPKLRFKPATRVENACATGSAAVHQGLRAIAAGAAKIVLVVGVEQMTRTPGPEIGKNLLKASYLPEDGDTVGGFAGVFGKIASSYFQKYGDQSDALALIAAKNHKNGVANPFAQMRKDFGFDFCRAESEKNPYVAGPLKRTDCSLVSDGAAALVLADAETAKGMSKSIGFRATAHAQDFLPMSKRDILQFEGCTVAWQRALEQAGVTLSDLSFVETHDCFTVAELIEYEAMGLTPRGQGARAIKEGWTLKDGKLPVNPSGGLKAKGHPIGATGVSMHVMTAMQLAGQAPEGMQLRNAKLGGIFNMGGAAVANYVSVLEPLK from the coding sequence ATGACCGCCAGCATCGTCGGATGGGCGCATACGCCGTTCGGCAAGTTCGACACCGAAACCGTCGAAAGCCTCGTCACCCGCGTGGCCAATGAGGCGCTGGCGGATGCCGGCATATCGGCCGGCGATGTCGACGAGATCGTGCTCGGCCATTTCAACGCCGGCTTCTCGCCGCAGGATTTTACCGCCTCTCTGGTGCTCCAGGCCGACCCGAAGCTGCGCTTCAAGCCGGCGACCCGGGTTGAGAACGCCTGCGCCACCGGCTCGGCCGCCGTGCACCAGGGCCTGCGCGCGATTGCCGCAGGCGCGGCCAAGATCGTGCTGGTCGTCGGCGTCGAGCAGATGACGCGGACGCCGGGCCCGGAGATCGGCAAGAACCTGCTCAAGGCGTCTTATCTGCCCGAGGACGGCGACACCGTCGGCGGCTTCGCCGGCGTGTTCGGCAAGATCGCCAGCTCCTATTTCCAGAAATACGGCGACCAGTCCGATGCGCTGGCGCTGATCGCGGCCAAGAACCACAAGAACGGCGTCGCCAACCCCTTCGCCCAGATGCGCAAGGATTTTGGCTTCGACTTCTGCCGGGCCGAGAGCGAGAAGAACCCGTATGTCGCCGGTCCCTTGAAGCGGACCGATTGCTCGCTGGTCTCCGACGGTGCCGCCGCGCTGGTGCTGGCCGACGCCGAGACCGCCAAGGGCATGAGCAAGTCGATCGGCTTCCGCGCCACCGCCCACGCCCAGGACTTCCTGCCCATGAGCAAGCGCGACATCCTTCAGTTCGAGGGCTGCACAGTCGCCTGGCAGCGCGCGCTGGAGCAGGCGGGCGTGACGCTCTCCGATCTCTCCTTCGTCGAGACCCATGACTGCTTCACCGTCGCCGAGCTGATCGAGTACGAAGCCATGGGCCTGACGCCGAGGGGGCAGGGTGCCCGCGCCATCAAGGAGGGCTGGACGCTCAAGGACGGCAAGCTGCCGGTCAATCCGTCCGGCGGCCTGAAGGCCAAGGGCCATCCGATCGGCGCCACCGGCGTCTCCATGCATGTGATGACCGCGATGCAGCTCGCCGGACAGGCGCCCGAGGGCATGCAGCTCAGGAACGCAAAACTCGGCGGCATCTTCAACATGGGCGGTGCGGCGGTCGCCAATTACGTTTCCGTGCTGGAGCCGTTGAAGTAA
- a CDS encoding carbohydrate ABC transporter permease, with protein sequence MSEASAWTQLKHNRNWLGFWFMVPAMAFLIFFLAYPLGLGIWLSFTDTRIGRVGHFIATENYEWLWDDSIFWLSVFNTLLYTFVASALKFAIGLYLALLLNEHMPFKAMLRAMVLVPFIVPTVLSALAFWWIFDSQFSIISWSLRHLGLISQNINFLGDTTWARICVIFANIWRGVPFVAITLLAGLQTVSPSLYEAATLDGATRWQNFRYITYPLLTPIIAVVMTFSVLFTFTDFQLIWAMTRGGPVNATHLMATLSYQRAIIAGQLGEGAAISSAMIPFLLAAIMVSWFGLQRRKWQQGESND encoded by the coding sequence ATGAGCGAGGCGAGCGCCTGGACCCAGCTCAAACACAATCGTAACTGGCTCGGCTTCTGGTTCATGGTGCCGGCCATGGCGTTCCTGATCTTCTTCCTGGCCTATCCGCTCGGGCTCGGCATCTGGCTGTCCTTCACGGACACGCGCATCGGCAGGGTCGGGCACTTCATCGCCACCGAGAACTACGAGTGGCTCTGGGACGATTCCATCTTCTGGCTGTCGGTGTTCAATACGCTGCTCTACACCTTTGTCGCCAGCGCTCTCAAATTCGCGATCGGGCTCTATCTCGCGCTGCTGCTCAACGAGCACATGCCTTTCAAGGCGATGCTGCGCGCGATGGTGCTCGTCCCCTTCATCGTTCCGACCGTGCTCTCGGCACTCGCCTTCTGGTGGATCTTCGACTCGCAATTCTCGATCATCTCCTGGTCGCTGAGGCATCTCGGCCTGATCAGCCAGAACATCAACTTTCTCGGCGACACGACCTGGGCGCGCATTTGCGTGATCTTCGCCAATATCTGGCGCGGCGTGCCGTTCGTGGCGATCACGCTGCTCGCAGGCCTGCAGACCGTCTCGCCGTCGCTCTATGAAGCAGCAACGCTCGACGGCGCCACGCGTTGGCAGAATTTCCGGTACATCACCTATCCGCTGCTGACGCCGATCATCGCTGTTGTGATGACCTTCTCAGTACTCTTCACCTTCACCGACTTCCAGCTGATCTGGGCAATGACCCGTGGCGGCCCGGTTAACGCCACCCACCTGATGGCAACCCTGTCCTACCAGCGCGCGATCATCGCCGGGCAACTGGGCGAGGGGGCCGCGATCTCCAGCGCCATGATTCCATTCCTGCTCGCTGCGATCATGGTTTCCTGGTTCGGCCTGCAGCGCCGGAAATGGCAGCAGGGAGAGAGCAATGACTGA
- a CDS encoding nucleoside triphosphate pyrophosphohydrolase family protein: MTIDEYAAWAASIAKVEEHPSNERLSYLGLGLAGEAGEVADHIKKLLRDGWLDQAGLVNELGDVVYYWACLCAATGQQPSEVLKTSAARINRRLSEAASR, from the coding sequence ATGACGATCGATGAATATGCGGCCTGGGCCGCGAGCATTGCGAAAGTCGAAGAGCATCCGTCCAACGAGCGGCTGTCCTATCTCGGTCTCGGACTTGCCGGCGAAGCCGGCGAGGTCGCCGATCACATCAAGAAGCTGCTCCGCGACGGCTGGCTGGATCAGGCGGGTCTCGTCAATGAGCTCGGCGACGTCGTCTACTACTGGGCGTGCCTATGCGCGGCCACCGGCCAGCAGCCGTCCGAAGTGCTCAAGACCAGCGCAGCCAGGATCAACCGGCGGCTGAGCGAGGCCGCGAGCCGCTGA